GGTTTGGTCATGTCTTCTTTAAAAGTCGCGCCGAAACCATCGGTAGTAATTCCTCGTTTCCAGTCACTTCTGCTTGCTCCGCCCTGGTAGCCAAAACCGCGCAAATAATCCCGTTTATCCGTTCCCCAATTTCTGAATTTTGGTATGTAAAGCGCATTCGGTCTTTGTCCGAAAATGTAATCATCTTCAAAACCTTCAACCGTTGCATTGGCACCAACACCGAGATGATGATCCATGATATTTCGGCCAACCTGATCGCTGTCGTTACCAAATCCTGTTGGAAAGCGGTTTGATTTTGAGTTTAAAAGAAGTGCTGCCGAGTTCATCGAACCGGCATTCAGGAAAATGATTTTGGCAAAATATTCTTCGACAGCTAACGTTTTCTGATTCACAACACGAACGCCGGTAGCCTTTTGTGTTTTTTCATCAAAAATAATTTCACTGGCAATGGTATCATGCAAAACCGTAAGTTTATTCGTTTTTCGGGCTGCCGGAATTGAACCGGAAAGTGAGCTGTAATATGCACCATAAGGACATCCTCTGCTGCATTTGCTGCGGTACTGACAGGAAGCTCTTCCCAATTCCGTATGCCAGGGTTGCGGTTTGGTAAGATTCGCCACACGACCTATGGTGATAGGCCGGTTAAGCTTTTTCATCATCTGTTCCTTGAAATAAAGCTCGGGCGCGCTCATCGGCATAGCTGGCAGAAAATGTCCGTCTGGCAAAACTTCCAGATTTTCTTTTTGCCCGCTGATACCTACAAATTTTTCTACGTGGGTATACCAGGGTTCGAGATCTTCATAACGGATCGGCCAATCGATTGCGATGCCTTCTTTGGCATTTGCTTCGAAATCATTTTTATTGAAACGATAGGATTGCCGGCCCCAATGCATGGATTTCCCACCCGTATGATAAGCGCGTATCCAGTCAAACGGACGTTTTTCTATGTATGGATTTTTCTTGTCGTCAGTAAAAAATTCACCGGTTTCTTCATTGGCCAGATTACCAAAGCGACTGTTTGCCCAGTATTCTTCGGCAGAATGAATAGAAATTTTTCCACGATGCTGAAATTCCCAGGGACCTTTCATTGCCGTGTCATAATCTTCAATATGTTTCACTTCCCGGCCGCGTTCGATCATCAATACCTGCAAACCTTTTTCAGTAAGTTCCTTTGCAGCCATCCCGCCGGTCATTCCAGAGCCAACCACAATGGCATCATAACGGTGGGTTTTATCTACTTTTAAATTTAAGTTCATGGTGATATGGTGAATCAGTAAGCGAAAGATTTTTGATTCGGTTTCAGCTTGGTCATTTCCAGTTTTCCGGGAATTGGGACGTAGTCAAAAGAAGATTTCAGCCCTTGCTCGGAAGTGTAGTAACCAAGCAAAGTCAATTCTTTAATTAGTCGCCAGAATGGCAAACCTTTTGCCTGTTCCTTCATTTGTTCCCGGTCATCATTGTCTCCCATCTTCGTTTGCTGAACCTGGTAAACTTTCATCTGTTCAACCGAATTTGACTCAACCTGTTTTAATATTTCCGATTTCTGCGAAGAACTGAGAGAAAGGAATTTTTTATTTTCAAGATCCGCCAAACCTTCAGCAAAGCTGATATGCTCCGGTTTTCGGTAACAATCCTGAATCATCATTACAACAAAATCAGGAACGCCGACATCTTTTGCACCCGGCGTATTTGTTTTTGGAATGATGATTTCTGCAACTTCTGCTACAATTAACTTCTGATTATCTGAAAGGGCGAAAGCAGCGGGAGATGCTTTTAAATTATCTTCCCAATGATTCATCGCCATCAAAGTTGGCGCTGAAAATGCTCCACCGACCAGCAGAGCAACATTTCTAATAGCATTTCTCCTGTCCATCATTCTGATATTTATATTGATTTTACACTTAAAATCTAAAATTTTCGGTGTATTTCAATAAAAGATAATTAGGTTATAAAAATACTTTGTATGAGAAAGGGTTCACGCAAATGCGCAAAGAATAAACGCAGAGGCCACTAAGTTTAAACTTTGCGCTCTCTGCGTTTTAACTTATTTGCTTTGCGTGAAACCCACCACAAAAATATTTATTTTCAAAAATTATAAACTGCAAAGCGAAGTTCTTTGTTTATTACAAATCAGATCTTTGATTACTTGATTTTATAAAAATGAATTGGATAACATTAACATCAGAAAAGGAAGTTGAGGCTCTTACTAATTTGAGAGAATTGGCTTTAATTTACAAACATAGTCCACGTTGCATGACCAGCCTGATGGCTTTCAGAAACATGAAATCCGGGTCAGAATCAGATTATTCAATTCCATTTTACATGGTTGATGTGATTCAAAACCGCGATATTTCACGTTTGATAGCTGAAAAATTTAACATCAGACATGAATCGCCACAGGTTTTAATTGTGAAAGATGGCAAATGCATTTTTGATACTTCCCACGAGTCGATTGTTTTGAAAAATATAGTTAGCAAAATCAACAGCCTTCAAAAAGAGCTAAGCAACTAATTTGTTCTTTCCGAATTTTTGAATTTAAAATCCACTCTGTGAGAAAAATACAATTATCCTTTTTATTATTAATCCTTGTAAACTTTTGCAGCTTCGGCCAGGATGGTTTTTTACCACTTGACAACCAAAAGAAAATCGTTTACACCGATGTGGCAACTTTGGAAAAATCAAAGGATGTTTTGTTTCAAAATGCGCAAAAGTGGGTGGTGAAAACTTTTGGGAACTATGAAAATGCAGTGGCTTCGGAAGATCGAGAATCCGGGAAATTGGTGTTGAAAAGTTATTCTCCGATTTCTTCACCTTCATTTGAATACCTGCGTTATACCCTGACCATTGACTGTCAGCCAAATAAATACAATGTTACAATTAATGAAGTTGAGGGTATTTCAAAAAGTCAGACTGTAACGCCTTTGGGAAAAAAGCAGAATGATGAAATTCAGGAAAAGGAAATACTTTCGAAAACTGAATCGGGCAAAAAGAAAAAGTTTATCGCAGAAGAAGCTCTAAATCAGGCAAAAGTTGATAATGACCAGATAAATCAGGCCATGTACAGCTTGTTGGCTTCATTGAAATTGTCTATGACTTCCGACGGCGATATGTAATGAACTCAGCTTTTTGGTTCTTACATAACCTTAATATTATTTTCCTTGAATTTTTTGAGAAGCTGTTCAAAAACAAAACTTTTGAAAGTCGCTTCAACATAAACGCTGCTTACCCAAACCAATAATTTGAGTTCAACGCTGTCAACCGTGATGGCGTTGAATAAAATTTGTCTTGGGGCATTTTTTATAATGTCGTTTGCCTGATCAACAACTTCGTTAATCAGTTTTTTTACAAGTTCAAGATCGGTTTCGATATTGACTTTGAAGGTTAATTCACTTTTCAGACTTGAATTTTTCTGTGTGTAATTGACCAGTCGCCCCGACAACAAATCGCCATTTGGAATAATTACCCGCGATCCCTGCGGCGTCAGCATTTTGCTTGAACGAATACCAATATCCAGCACTTTCCCTTTTTTATCAGCCAGCTCGATATAGTCTCCGATGTTGAATGGTTTCTCAAAAATCAATATAATTCCGGATACGAAATTGTTTATTACGTTTTGTAGCCCAAGCCCGATTCCAACACCCAGTGCTCCGATTAAAACCGTTATTTTGTCAAGTGGAACGCCGGAAACCGTAATGGCGAACAGAAAACCGATAACAATAATAATCAGCCTTATCAAGGCCAGTTTTGAATTTTTTTCAACTGCGCTGCTTCCAAAACTCGTATCGGTTTCTCCAAAAAGAATTCCAATATGTTTTTG
The nucleotide sequence above comes from Dyadobacter subterraneus. Encoded proteins:
- a CDS encoding GMC oxidoreductase, with the translated sequence MNLNLKVDKTHRYDAIVVGSGMTGGMAAKELTEKGLQVLMIERGREVKHIEDYDTAMKGPWEFQHRGKISIHSAEEYWANSRFGNLANEETGEFFTDDKKNPYIEKRPFDWIRAYHTGGKSMHWGRQSYRFNKNDFEANAKEGIAIDWPIRYEDLEPWYTHVEKFVGISGQKENLEVLPDGHFLPAMPMSAPELYFKEQMMKKLNRPITIGRVANLTKPQPWHTELGRASCQYRSKCSRGCPYGAYYSSLSGSIPAARKTNKLTVLHDTIASEIIFDEKTQKATGVRVVNQKTLAVEEYFAKIIFLNAGSMNSAALLLNSKSNRFPTGFGNDSDQVGRNIMDHHLGVGANATVEGFEDDYIFGQRPNALYIPKFRNWGTDKRDYLRGFGYQGGASRSDWKRGITTDGFGATFKEDMTKPGSWVMGFGGFGEVLPNPENRMYLDKDKKDPYGIPMIVFDAAFGENEIAMRKDMMNAAVEMLEVAGFKNVAGFNRQDTHLGLGIHDMGTARMGKDPKTSVLNKFNQVHAAKNVFVTDGAAMVSSSCVNPSITYMAMTARAANHAVEELKKQNL
- a CDS encoding gluconate 2-dehydrogenase subunit 3 family protein; protein product: MMDRRNAIRNVALLVGGAFSAPTLMAMNHWEDNLKASPAAFALSDNQKLIVAEVAEIIIPKTNTPGAKDVGVPDFVVMMIQDCYRKPEHISFAEGLADLENKKFLSLSSSQKSEILKQVESNSVEQMKVYQVQQTKMGDNDDREQMKEQAKGLPFWRLIKELTLLGYYTSEQGLKSSFDYVPIPGKLEMTKLKPNQKSFAY
- the ytxJ gene encoding bacillithiol system redox-active protein YtxJ; this encodes MNWITLTSEKEVEALTNLRELALIYKHSPRCMTSLMAFRNMKSGSESDYSIPFYMVDVIQNRDISRLIAEKFNIRHESPQVLIVKDGKCIFDTSHESIVLKNIVSKINSLQKELSN
- a CDS encoding DUF4468 domain-containing protein, translating into MRKIQLSFLLLILVNFCSFGQDGFLPLDNQKKIVYTDVATLEKSKDVLFQNAQKWVVKTFGNYENAVASEDRESGKLVLKSYSPISSPSFEYLRYTLTIDCQPNKYNVTINEVEGISKSQTVTPLGKKQNDEIQEKEILSKTESGKKKKFIAEEALNQAKVDNDQINQAMYSLLASLKLSMTSDGDM